From the genome of Desmodus rotundus isolate HL8 chromosome 2, HLdesRot8A.1, whole genome shotgun sequence, one region includes:
- the B3GNT7 gene encoding UDP-GlcNAc:betaGal beta-1,3-N-acetylglucosaminyltransferase 7: MSLGKRIIYKSVCLSLALLVAVAVFQRSLTPSQFLQEPPPPTLGPQEARKPSAHLANPNDFWKRSKDSVTPMPMASRAPQAWDVTTTNCSANVNLTHQSWFQGLEPHFQQFLLYRHCRYFPMLLNHPEKCHGDVYLLVVVKSVITQHDRREAIRQTWGLEQESVGRGRGARRTLFLLGTASKQEERTHYQQLLAYEDRLYGDILQWDFLDSFFNLTLKEIHFLKWLDIYCPHVRFVFKGDDDVFVNPNNLLEFLADRQPQEDLFVGDVLQHARPIRKKDNKYYIPGALYSKASYPPYAGGGGFLMAGGLARRLHRACDTVELYPIDDVFLGMCLEVLGVHPTAHEGFKTFGISRNRNSRMNKEPCFFRSMLVVHKLLPAELLAMWGLVHGNLTCSRKLQVL; this comes from the exons ATGTCTTTAGG GAAGAGAATCATCTACAAGAGTGTGTGCCTGTCCCTGGCCTTGCTCGTGGCTGTAGCAGTATTCCAGCGCAGCCTGACCCCCAGCCAGTTTCTGCAAGAGCCCCCGCCACCCACCTTAGGGCCGCAGGAGGCCCGGAAACCAAGCGCACACCTGGCGAACCCCAATGACTTCTGGAAGAGATCAAAGGATTCGGTCACCCCCATGCCCATGGCCTCACGGGCCCCTCAGGCCTGGGACGTGACCACGACGAACTGCTCGGCCAATGTCAACCTGACCCACCAGTCCTGGTTCCAAGGCCTGGAGCCACACTTCCAGCAGTTCCTGCTCTATCGCCACTGCCGCTACTTCCCCATGCTGCTGAACCACCCGGAAAAGTGCCACGGTGACGTCTACCTGCTGGTGGTCGTCAAGTCCGTCATCACGCAGCACGACCGCCGGGAGGCCATCCGCCAGACCTGGGGCCTGGAGCAGGAGtctgtgggcaggggccgagGCGCCAGGCGCACCCTCTTCCTCCTGGGCACAGCCTCCAAGCAGGAGGAGCGCACCCACTACCAGCAGCTGCTGGCCTACGAGGACCGTCTCTATGGCGACATCCTGCAGTGGGACTTTCTCGACAGTTTCTTCAACCTGACCCTCAAGGAGATCCACTTCCTCAAGTGGCTtgacatctactgcccccacgTCCGCTTCGTCTTCAAGGGCGATGACGACGTCTTTGTCAACCCCAACAACCTGCTGGAGTTCCTGGCTGACCGGCAGCCACAGGAAGACCTGTTCGTGGGTGACGTCCTACAGCACGCTCGGCCCATCCGCAAGAAGGACAACAAGTACTACATCCCCGGGGCTCTGTACAGCAAGGCCAGCTACCCGCCCTATGCCGGCGGAGGCGGCTTCCTGATGGCCGGAGGCCTGGCCCGGCGCCTGCACCGCGCCTGCGACACCGTGGAGCTTTACCCCATCGATGATGTCTTCCTGGGCATGTGCCTGGAGGTGCTGGGCGTGCATCCCACGGCCCACGAGGGCTTCAAGACTTTCGGTATCTCCCGGAACCGCAACAGCCGCATGAACAAGGAGCCGTGCTTTTTCCGCTCCATGCTGGTCGTGCACAAGCTGCTGCCTGCTGAGCTGCTGGCCATGTGGGGGCTGGTACACGGCAACCTCACCTGCTCCCGCAAGCTCCAGGTGCTCTGA